The genomic DNA AGTTTAAAACCACAAAGATTTGAATTAGTGTACATAAGAGGTTTTAAAAAAATGATGAGACGTAAATATTTAAAAGGACATACTAGATTTAGATTTAGAAAAATATGATTTTTTTTAACACCAAATATAATATTAAGTAGTAAATCAACTAATTCTAGAATGGGTGCAGGTGTTGGCAAACTGGTAAGGATTGCTGTAAAATTATATTCTTATAAAAGTTTTGTTGAGTTTAAATTATACTCTCCTTTTTGAGTTAGACGTGTTCATATAGCAGCGAGACACAGATATCGTTTAAAATTTATAGGTGTTGTTAAACAGTAGACTTTGAATTTAATTTTTAGTAAAAAAGCTATTATTACTGTTTCTTATAAGTTTTATTCAAAAAGCTCAAGAAAACTTCTTACCTCAAGACATTATTTTTTTGGAAAACATACATTAAGAAGAAATCAAAATACACATTTAATGTTTGTAAGAGCACCTAAACACTTTAAAGCTGGTAAACAAATTATAGTATTTTTTAATAGCATTTATCGAAAAAAATGAATTTTAAACACACAACAACCTACAAGTTGAGTATACATAAATAACCCACAAGTAACTTTTAATATTTTAAATTTAATTTATAAACAAAAGTTAAATAACGATATCGTTACAAGTAGAATAAGTATAGAAACAGATTTTTATTTATTTTTTAATGGTCGGTATAATATTTATACAATTAATAATTAATGCTTTATTTTTTTCATTTATATTTTGAATTTTAACTTTTGTTTCTAAAATTTTTTACTCAAACAGGTATTATAGTTATAAATTAAATTTTTATGAATGTGGTTTTAAAAATTACTCTTATAAAAGTGTAAATTATGAAATAAACTACAGCATGTTAATACTCTTTTTATTATTGTATGATGGTGAGTTTTTAATATTAATACCTTTTGGTTTAAATACCTTAGCGTTTAGTTTAGAAATTTTTATAACATTTTTTTTCTTTATAACATGACTTTTTATTACTTTACTTTTTGATTATTGTTATAACGCTCTTGACTGACAAGTATAACGCTTTGTTTGGTTTTACATATAAAACAACTTACTTAAAAGAAAAATTAATAAAAAAAAATAAACTTAATCATCATAGCCTAGATCATATATATAAATATTATAACTATTTACTTTTAAATCGTGGAGTTTTTTATCATTTTCAGTTTACGTTTGTATATTCTTATAAACAA from Acidobacteriota bacterium includes the following:
- the ndhC gene encoding NADH-quinone oxidoreductase subunit A, whose product is MLTFVSKIFYSNRYYSYKLNFYECGFKNYSYKSVNYEINYSMLILFLLLYDGEFLILIPFGLNTLAFSLEIFITFFFFIT